The DNA segment GCGGTATACCGCGCCGGTTATTGGTCCATCTATTCCCTGGTGAACGGAGTGATCCTGAACAACGAGGGGGTGTGGGGCGGGGCGGACGGCGTGCCGGTGTCCGGAGATTACGACGGGGACGGCAAATCCGACCTTGCGGTATACCGCGCCGGTTATTGGTCCATTTATTCCCTGGCGAACGGAGTGATCCTGAACAACGAGGGGATATGGGGCGGAGCGGACGGTGTCCCGGTGAAGTAGGAGGCAGTTTAAAGAGTTCGGGCTCCCGCGGCTTGCGCGCGGGAGCCCGCGCCTGCCGATTGCCGTGGAAAGCGTAAAAAAAAGGACATATATGTTTAAGAGGATAAAAAAGCGAAACGGAAAGACGGTAAAATTTGAATCGGCAAAGATTTGCGGCGCGCTGGCAAAAGCCGGTTCGGCGACCGGCGAGTTTGATAAAAACGTCGCCCGGCGGCTGACGCTGAAGGTCCTGGGGCTGGCGCAGAGCGCGCTGGCTCGCAAGCCGCCGACGGTGGAAGAAATACAGGATATTGTTGAAGAGGTGCTGTTATCTTCCTCTTACCGCCGGACCGCCAAAGCCTATATTATTTACCGCGAACAGCATGCCAAAATCAGGGAAATCGCATCCAAAGCGAATCTTGATTTAATGGATCAATACCTTGACCGGGCTGACTGGCGGGTCAACGAAAACAGCAATATGAGTTATTCACTGCAGGGATTGAACAATTATGTTTCTTCGGAAATCAGCAAGGCGTATTGGCTTAATAAAATTTATCCGGCTGAAGTCAAGACGGCCTACTTGAACGGTGATTTTCATATCCACGACTTGAATATTCTCTCTGTCTACTGCGTCGGGTGGGATCTCCAGGATTTGCTGACGGAAGGATTCAGGGGCGTGCCGGGAAAGGCCGAGAGCAAGCCTGCCAGGCATTTTCGCAGCGCGTTGGGGCAAGTGGTTAATTTTTTCTACACGCTCCAGGGCGAGGCCGCCGGCGCGCAGGCTTTCTCCAATTTTGACACTTTGCTGTCGCCGTTTATCAGATATGACAATTTGAGTCGCAAGGAAGTCAAGCAGGCTTTGCAGGAATTCATCTTCAATATGAATGTCCCCACCCGTGTTGGCTTCCAGACGCCCTTTACCAATATTACTCTGGACCTGACCGTGCCCCCGACTTTTGCAAATCAACCGGTAATTATCGGCGGCGCGCCATTAAAAGAAACTTACCGGGAATTTCAAAAGGAAATGGATTGTTTCAACAGCGCTTTCCTGGAAGTAATGCTGGAGGGGGACGCCAAAGACAGGGTGTTTACTTTCCCGCTTCCGAACTACAACATCACTAAAGATTTTGACTGGGATAATCCCAACCTGGACCTTTTATGGCAGTTGACGGCCAAATACGGCGTGCCGTCTTTTTCTAATTTCGTGAACTCCGACCTGAAACCGGAAGACGCCCGGTCAATGTGCTGCCGGCTCAGGCTGGATACCAGGCATCTGCAGAAAAGGGGCGGGGGGCTTTTCGGGGCCAATCCCCTGACCGGCAGTATCGGCGTGGTTACGATCAATCTCCCGCGGCTGGGTTATTTATCCGATAATACCGCAGATTTCATGGATCATTTGGGCAAGCTTATGGCGCTTGCCAGGGAAAGCCTGGATGTCAAAAGAAAAACACTGGAAAAACTCACTGAAGCCAACCTCTATCCTTACGCAAAATATTACCTGCGAAATATCAAGCAAAGATTCGGCAAATACTGGAAAAATCATTTTTCCACAATAGGGCTGATCGGGATGAACGAAGCCTGCCTCAACCTGTTCGGGAAGGACATCGCCGATCCGCAAAGCGGCAAATTCGCGCTGGCCGTGATGGACTTCATGAGAAACAAACTGATTGAGTTTCAAAAGGAGACCGGCGATAATTACAATCTTGAAGCTACACCCGCAGAGGGCACCGCCTACAGGCTGGCAAAAAAAGACAAGGATCTGTTCCCCCAAATCATATGCGCCAATGAAAAACAATACAAAGCCGGCGGTGCGCCTTTTTACACCAATTCCACCCAGTTGCCTGTTAATTTTACCGAAGATGTTTTCGAATTCCTGGATTTACAGGACGAAATACAAACGAAATACACCGGCGGCACGACTTTGCACCTTTTTCTGGGGGAGAAGATTGAGAATGCCGCCACGGTTAAAAATCTGGTTCGCAAGATTTGCGCCAATTACCGGCTGCCTTACTTTACCCTGACCCCGACTTTCAGTATTTGTCCCGGTCATGGATATCTTCCGGGTGAACAAACGGCCTGTCCGCAATGCGGAACGGAGTGCGAGGTTTATTCCCGCGTCGTTGGTTATCTAAGACCCGTGAGCCAATGGAATAAAGGGAAGCGGGAAGAGTTTGTCCGGAGAAAAATGTTAAAGGTGCCTGCATAGACGGCCTCATCATATTTGCGGGACAAAAACGGAAGAATACAATGCGCATCGGCGGTTTCCAGAAGTTTTCCCTGATAGATTATCCCGGAAAGATTTGCGCCGTGGTTTTCACCCAGGGCTGTAACTTCCGCTGTTCCTATTGTCATAACCCGGCATTGGTGGACCGCCGCCTTTTCCAAAAGACGATCCCCGCAAGCGAAATCATCTCGTTCCTGGAAAGAAGAAAAGGCGCGCTGGAGGCGGCAACCGTCACCGGCGGCGAGCCTTTGCTGCAGGAAGGCGTTTTCCCCTTTCTTGAGTCCGTTAAAAAACTGGGTTACCTCGTAAAACTGGACACGAACGGCAGTTTTCCCGAAAGACTGGAACGAATCGTCAAGGAAAAACTGGCTGATTATATCGCGATGGACGTCAAAACTTCCCTG comes from the Kiritimatiellia bacterium genome and includes:
- a CDS encoding anaerobic ribonucleoside-triphosphate reductase activating protein; translated protein: MRIGGFQKFSLIDYPGKICAVVFTQGCNFRCSYCHNPALVDRRLFQKTIPASEIISFLERRKGALEAATVTGGEPLLQEGVFPFLESVKKLGYLVKLDTNGSFPERLERIVKEKLADYIAMDVKTSLEKYAGVSGVDVNRENIKKSIDIIMCSGLDYQFRTTIGKSFLNFEDIKHICGLIKGARAYVLQKFVPVRGPEGCFSPDGAEYGEAEIRQFQELAVGLIRE
- a CDS encoding ribonucleoside triphosphate reductase, yielding MFKRIKKRNGKTVKFESAKICGALAKAGSATGEFDKNVARRLTLKVLGLAQSALARKPPTVEEIQDIVEEVLLSSSYRRTAKAYIIYREQHAKIREIASKANLDLMDQYLDRADWRVNENSNMSYSLQGLNNYVSSEISKAYWLNKIYPAEVKTAYLNGDFHIHDLNILSVYCVGWDLQDLLTEGFRGVPGKAESKPARHFRSALGQVVNFFYTLQGEAAGAQAFSNFDTLLSPFIRYDNLSRKEVKQALQEFIFNMNVPTRVGFQTPFTNITLDLTVPPTFANQPVIIGGAPLKETYREFQKEMDCFNSAFLEVMLEGDAKDRVFTFPLPNYNITKDFDWDNPNLDLLWQLTAKYGVPSFSNFVNSDLKPEDARSMCCRLRLDTRHLQKRGGGLFGANPLTGSIGVVTINLPRLGYLSDNTADFMDHLGKLMALARESLDVKRKTLEKLTEANLYPYAKYYLRNIKQRFGKYWKNHFSTIGLIGMNEACLNLFGKDIADPQSGKFALAVMDFMRNKLIEFQKETGDNYNLEATPAEGTAYRLAKKDKDLFPQIICANEKQYKAGGAPFYTNSTQLPVNFTEDVFEFLDLQDEIQTKYTGGTTLHLFLGEKIENAATVKNLVRKICANYRLPYFTLTPTFSICPGHGYLPGEQTACPQCGTECEVYSRVVGYLRPVSQWNKGKREEFVRRKMLKVPA